A part of Halictus rubicundus isolate RS-2024b chromosome 4, iyHalRubi1_principal, whole genome shotgun sequence genomic DNA contains:
- the Asator gene encoding tau-tubulin kinase asator isoform X2 encodes MKWHPVHSTNLLLRNVGDESTDQNNNITMTSEDLLQPGHVVKERWKVIRKIGGGGFGEIYEGQDLMTKEQVALKVESARQPKQVLKMEVAVLKKLQGREHVCRFIGCGRNDRFNYVVMQLQGKNLAELRRAQPRGSFSLSTTLRLGLQILQAIESIHEVGFLHRDIKPSNFSIGRLPHNSRLLYMLDFGLSRQFTTSTGEVRPPRSAAGFRGTVRYASVNAHKNKEMGRHDDLWSLFYMLVEFVNGQLPWRKIKDKEQVGLMKEKYDHHLLLKHLPSDFRGFLEHIQSLEYADKPDYEMLTGLFERCMKRRGVKTNDPYDWERSLMANETVPTTRSLPAVTIPPVLTTATTINQPPPTPNVDTNNQENVEPDNRKELDAQLDYESICRRNKQRGVEGSSVPFTSAISNHGRDKNCNATIPTIDNTHQQTRQQAVLPPSTHGSPKKRRAVSMAAEPQTGAVTEEKPMDNEGNALMASARSASEVTRYKISAKLPAPLRKSQSGAFVRVRVRPAPEPTTEEPPSPRVQTEVDASYCSYDVTNPKYVGNQSPVTEQREPLKREPRRRTDGRQQTRASRAAIRDCSITQFAQIDDDNVSALQQVTKGGGGLTLASQWKSQFDDSEETDNEWKGENLQSPEHKGTTLPAIVPQSTVVSDAVTTASSVPASIDAKTAVVQSATSVVSHQHSIVPSALSRISEDSPKPSVPHRCLNIAGIEKYPDLQGALPSAWSVPALASHVRANLEAPLVQQAAFDDLLYEVDVMRNIATRYDSPRESPPPRRASVPAVAFSPPNTMPSTPGGEEEEAGAVAGRLEIRVVDGTAGATVVQTTTDREPLQRSMANGTVDSPAGPNQGSEESSVYDDAVENRPPADGVASAHKENNTTTVSTTISNVVATRENKDNKEKEAPCRIYNTVSKIPVPVKSPRCSLSESTPETNTPNTRTCVANEIEKSSTPAAITRERDATIKGKPLTAPRNFCEARIRRCATLPDARQIFSPLTSANSAEDENLTGCTPALRRRRQSEKYVTDASQLNLRFQRLQRRVRPNSDILSRFSPRGVPSHLLGEAAKQTEESSDSDSDSSGPPNAQPPPPPTSLPLHVAENNARCRRFRPIPDATIVSRES; translated from the exons ATGAAATG GCATCCCGTTCATTCAACCAATTTGCTGCTGAGGAATGTAGGCGACGAAAGCACGGATCAGAATAATAATATAACTATGACGAGTGAGGACTTGCTACAGCCTGGCCATGTGGTCAAAGAACGTTGGAAAGTC ATTCGAAAAATAGGAGGAGGCGGATTCGGAGAAATCTATGAAGGCCAAGATTTAATGACGAAGGAGCAAGTCGCGTTAAAAGTCGAGTCCGCTCGTCAGCCGAAGCAAGTTCTTAAAATGGAAGTAGCCGTACTAAAGAAACTCCAGG GTAGGGAACACGTCTGCAGATTCATCGGCTGTGGTCGAAACGACCGATTCAATTATGTCGTGATGCAATTGCAAGGGAAAAATTTAGCTGAATTACGCCGCGCCCAGCCGAGAGGTTCCTTTTCTTTGTCCACCACTCTTCGTTTGGGACTTCAAATTCTTCAGGCGATAGAGAGTATACACGAAGTAGGTTTTCTTCACAGGGACATTAAACCG TCGAATTTTTCAATCGGACGACTTCCACACAACTCGAGGCTGCTGTACATGCTCGACTTTGGACTGTCTCGCCAGTTTACAACCAGCACCGGTGAAGTTCGACCACCTCGCAGCGCGGCAGGATTCAGAGGAACCGTTCGTTACGCGTCCGTAAATGCACACAAAAATAAAGAGATGGGCAGACACGACGATTTATGGTCGTTGTTCTACATGTTGGTGGAGTTTGTCAATGGGCAACTTCCGTGGCGAAAAATAAAGGACAAAGAACAG GTGGGTCTGATGAAAGAGAAGTACGATCATCATTTACTTTTGAAACACCTTCCATCCGACTTTCGTGGTTTTCTAGAACACATTCAG agtttGGAATACGCGGACAAACCGGACTACGAGATGCTGACGGGCTTGTTCGAGCGTTGCATGAAACGTAGAGGGGTGAAGACGAACGATCCTTACGACTGGGAAAGATCGTTAATGGCGAACGAAACCGTGCCAACTACCAGGTCTTTGCCTGCTGTGACCATACCTCCCGTACTGACTACAGCGACCACGATCAATCAGCCGCCGCCCACGCCGAACGTCGACACGAACAACCAAGAAAACGTCGAACCCGACAACAGGAAAGAATTAGAC GCACAATTGGATTACGAGAGCATATGCAGAAGAAACAAACAACGCGGTGTGGAAGGATCATCGGTTCCGTTCACATCGGCCATCAGCAATCATGGCCGAGATAAGAACTGTAACGCGACGATACCGACGATCGACAACACCCACCAGCAGACCAGACAGCAAGCTGTTCTTCCACCGTCGACTCATG GTTCGCCGAAGAAAAGACGTGCAGTTTCGATGGCCGCGGAACCGCAGACAGGAGCGGTCACGGAGGAGAAACCCATGGACAACGAGGGGAACGCGTTGATGGCCTCTGCGCGTTCCGCTTCGGAAGTGACTCGATACAAAATTAGCGCAAAGCTACCGGCACCGCTGAGAAAATCACAGAGCGGCGCGTTCGTTCGAGTACGGGTCAGACCCGCGCCCGAACCGACAACCGAAGAACCGCCCAGCCCTCGAGTGCAAACCGAAGTCGACGCCTCCTATTGTTCCTACGATGTTACCAATCCGAAATACGTTGGAAATCAGAGTCCC GTTACAGAACAAAGGGAGCCACTGAAAAGAGAACCGCGCAGAAGAACGGACGGCCGACAACAGACACGAGCCAGCCGTGCGGCGATAAGAGACTGTTCTATCACACAGTTCGCACAGATCGACGACGACAACGTATCCGCGCTGCAACAAGTAACCAAAGGCGGTGGTGGCTTGACCTTGGCCTCTCAATGGAAGTCGCAATTCGACGACTCCGAGGAGACCGACAACGAGTGGAAAGGAGAGAATTTACAAAGTCCTGAACATAAAGGGACCACCTTGCCAGCGATAGTTCCGCAG TCGACAGTTGTCAGTGATGCTGTGACTACCGCATCTTCAGTGCCTGCGTCTATCGATGCGAAAACAGCGGTGGTCCAATCGGCCACGTCGGTTGTGTCTCATCAGCATTCGATTGTACCGTCCGCCCTGTCTCGAATCAGCGAAGATTCACCGAAACCATCGGTTCCTCATCGATGCTTGAACATTGCTGGCATCGAAAAATATCCTGATCTCCAAGGGGCGCTCCCGAGCGCTTGGAGTGTTCCAGCATTGGCATCGCATGTCCGCGCCAACCTCGAAGCACCGTTG GTTCAACAGGCGGCGTTCGACGATCTGTTGTACGAGGTCGACGTAATGAGAAACATCGCAACGCGTTACGACTCGCCGAGAGAAAGTCCGCCGCCACGAAGAGCGAGCGTGCCGGCGGTTGCTTTCTCACCCCCTAACACGATGCCGAGTACACCCggtggagaagaagaagaagcgggaGCGGTGGCGGGTAGGCTGGAAATTAGGGTGGTGGACGGGACGGCTGGCGCTACCGTTGTACAAACTACCACCGACAGAGAACCGTTGCAGA GGAGCATGGCAAACGGTACAGTGGATAGTCCAGCTGGCCCTAATCAAGGATCGGAAGAATCGTCGGTATACGACGATGCTGTCGAGAATCGGCCACCTGCCGATGGTGTCGCATCGGCACATAAGGAAAACAATACGACAACCGTCTCGACCACTATATCGAACGTAGTAGCCACTCGTGAAAATAAGGACAATAAAGAAAAGGAAGCTCCTTGTAGGATTTATAACACTGTCAGTAAAATACCGGTCCCGGTTAAAAGTCCGAGATGCTCGCTATCAGAGTCCACTCCAGAAACGAATACTCCGAATACCAGGACTTGCGTGGCTAACGAAATTGAAAAATCGTCTACACCCGCGGCTATAACCAGGGAAAGAGATGCTA CTATCAAAGGCAAACCCTTGACAGCGCCCAGGAACTTCTGTGAGGCCCGGATACGACGATGCGCAACCTTGCCCGACGCACGACAGATCTTTTCACCGTTAACGTCGGCTAATTCGGCGGAAGATGAAAATTTGACCGGATGCACCCCTGCGTTACGTCGCCGAAGGCAAAGCGAGAAATACGTGACGGATGCTAGTCAACTGAATCTGCGGTTCCAAAGACTGCAACGCAGAGTCAGACCCAATTCCGACATACTGTCTCGATTTTCTCCTAGAGGAGTACCTTCTCATCTCCTAGGAGAAGCGGCCAAACAAACGGAAGAGAGCAGCGACAGCGATTCCGACAGCAGCGGTCCACCGAATGCTCAACCCCCGCCACCCCCGACGTCCTTGCCACTGCATGTTGCAGAAAACAATGCCAG ATGCCGCAGATTTCGACCTATACCGGATGCAACGATAGTCAGCCGGGAATCGTGA
- the Asator gene encoding tau-tubulin kinase asator isoform X4, translating to MTSEDLLQPGHVVKERWKVIRKIGGGGFGEIYEGQDLMTKEQVALKVESARQPKQVLKMEVAVLKKLQGREHVCRFIGCGRNDRFNYVVMQLQGKNLAELRRAQPRGSFSLSTTLRLGLQILQAIESIHEVGFLHRDIKPSNFSIGRLPHNSRLLYMLDFGLSRQFTTSTGEVRPPRSAAGFRGTVRYASVNAHKNKEMGRHDDLWSLFYMLVEFVNGQLPWRKIKDKEQVGLMKEKYDHHLLLKHLPSDFRGFLEHIQSLEYADKPDYEMLTGLFERCMKRRGVKTNDPYDWERSLMANETVPTTRSLPAVTIPPVLTTATTINQPPPTPNVDTNNQENVEPDNRKELDAQLDYESICRRNKQRGVEGSSVPFTSAISNHGRDKNCNATIPTIDNTHQQTRQQAVLPPSTHGSPKKRRAVSMAAEPQTGAVTEEKPMDNEGNALMASARSASEVTRYKISAKLPAPLRKSQSGAFVRVRVRPAPEPTTEEPPSPRVQTEVDASYCSYDVTNPKYVGNQSPVTEQREPLKREPRRRTDGRQQTRASRAAIRDCSITQFAQIDDDNVSALQQVTKGGGGLTLASQWKSQFDDSEETDNEWKGENLQSPEHKGTTLPAIVPQSTVVSDAVTTASSVPASIDAKTAVVQSATSVVSHQHSIVPSALSRISEDSPKPSVPHRCLNIAGIEKYPDLQGALPSAWSVPALASHVRANLEAPLVQQAAFDDLLYEVDVMRNIATRYDSPRESPPPRRASVPAVAFSPPNTMPSTPGGEEEEAGAVAGRLEIRVVDGTAGATVVQTTTDREPLQRSMANGTVDSPAGPNQGSEESSVYDDAVENRPPADGVASAHKENNTTTVSTTISNVVATRENKDNKEKEAPCRIYNTVSKIPVPVKSPRCSLSESTPETNTPNTRTCVANEIEKSSTPAAITRERDATIKGKPLTAPRNFCEARIRRCATLPDARQIFSPLTSANSAEDENLTGCTPALRRRRQSEKYVTDASQLNLRFQRLQRRVRPNSDILSRFSPRGVPSHLLGEAAKQTEESSDSDSDSSGPPNAQPPPPPTSLPLHVAENNARCRRFRPIPDATIVSRES from the exons ATGACGAGTGAGGACTTGCTACAGCCTGGCCATGTGGTCAAAGAACGTTGGAAAGTC ATTCGAAAAATAGGAGGAGGCGGATTCGGAGAAATCTATGAAGGCCAAGATTTAATGACGAAGGAGCAAGTCGCGTTAAAAGTCGAGTCCGCTCGTCAGCCGAAGCAAGTTCTTAAAATGGAAGTAGCCGTACTAAAGAAACTCCAGG GTAGGGAACACGTCTGCAGATTCATCGGCTGTGGTCGAAACGACCGATTCAATTATGTCGTGATGCAATTGCAAGGGAAAAATTTAGCTGAATTACGCCGCGCCCAGCCGAGAGGTTCCTTTTCTTTGTCCACCACTCTTCGTTTGGGACTTCAAATTCTTCAGGCGATAGAGAGTATACACGAAGTAGGTTTTCTTCACAGGGACATTAAACCG TCGAATTTTTCAATCGGACGACTTCCACACAACTCGAGGCTGCTGTACATGCTCGACTTTGGACTGTCTCGCCAGTTTACAACCAGCACCGGTGAAGTTCGACCACCTCGCAGCGCGGCAGGATTCAGAGGAACCGTTCGTTACGCGTCCGTAAATGCACACAAAAATAAAGAGATGGGCAGACACGACGATTTATGGTCGTTGTTCTACATGTTGGTGGAGTTTGTCAATGGGCAACTTCCGTGGCGAAAAATAAAGGACAAAGAACAG GTGGGTCTGATGAAAGAGAAGTACGATCATCATTTACTTTTGAAACACCTTCCATCCGACTTTCGTGGTTTTCTAGAACACATTCAG agtttGGAATACGCGGACAAACCGGACTACGAGATGCTGACGGGCTTGTTCGAGCGTTGCATGAAACGTAGAGGGGTGAAGACGAACGATCCTTACGACTGGGAAAGATCGTTAATGGCGAACGAAACCGTGCCAACTACCAGGTCTTTGCCTGCTGTGACCATACCTCCCGTACTGACTACAGCGACCACGATCAATCAGCCGCCGCCCACGCCGAACGTCGACACGAACAACCAAGAAAACGTCGAACCCGACAACAGGAAAGAATTAGAC GCACAATTGGATTACGAGAGCATATGCAGAAGAAACAAACAACGCGGTGTGGAAGGATCATCGGTTCCGTTCACATCGGCCATCAGCAATCATGGCCGAGATAAGAACTGTAACGCGACGATACCGACGATCGACAACACCCACCAGCAGACCAGACAGCAAGCTGTTCTTCCACCGTCGACTCATG GTTCGCCGAAGAAAAGACGTGCAGTTTCGATGGCCGCGGAACCGCAGACAGGAGCGGTCACGGAGGAGAAACCCATGGACAACGAGGGGAACGCGTTGATGGCCTCTGCGCGTTCCGCTTCGGAAGTGACTCGATACAAAATTAGCGCAAAGCTACCGGCACCGCTGAGAAAATCACAGAGCGGCGCGTTCGTTCGAGTACGGGTCAGACCCGCGCCCGAACCGACAACCGAAGAACCGCCCAGCCCTCGAGTGCAAACCGAAGTCGACGCCTCCTATTGTTCCTACGATGTTACCAATCCGAAATACGTTGGAAATCAGAGTCCC GTTACAGAACAAAGGGAGCCACTGAAAAGAGAACCGCGCAGAAGAACGGACGGCCGACAACAGACACGAGCCAGCCGTGCGGCGATAAGAGACTGTTCTATCACACAGTTCGCACAGATCGACGACGACAACGTATCCGCGCTGCAACAAGTAACCAAAGGCGGTGGTGGCTTGACCTTGGCCTCTCAATGGAAGTCGCAATTCGACGACTCCGAGGAGACCGACAACGAGTGGAAAGGAGAGAATTTACAAAGTCCTGAACATAAAGGGACCACCTTGCCAGCGATAGTTCCGCAG TCGACAGTTGTCAGTGATGCTGTGACTACCGCATCTTCAGTGCCTGCGTCTATCGATGCGAAAACAGCGGTGGTCCAATCGGCCACGTCGGTTGTGTCTCATCAGCATTCGATTGTACCGTCCGCCCTGTCTCGAATCAGCGAAGATTCACCGAAACCATCGGTTCCTCATCGATGCTTGAACATTGCTGGCATCGAAAAATATCCTGATCTCCAAGGGGCGCTCCCGAGCGCTTGGAGTGTTCCAGCATTGGCATCGCATGTCCGCGCCAACCTCGAAGCACCGTTG GTTCAACAGGCGGCGTTCGACGATCTGTTGTACGAGGTCGACGTAATGAGAAACATCGCAACGCGTTACGACTCGCCGAGAGAAAGTCCGCCGCCACGAAGAGCGAGCGTGCCGGCGGTTGCTTTCTCACCCCCTAACACGATGCCGAGTACACCCggtggagaagaagaagaagcgggaGCGGTGGCGGGTAGGCTGGAAATTAGGGTGGTGGACGGGACGGCTGGCGCTACCGTTGTACAAACTACCACCGACAGAGAACCGTTGCAGA GGAGCATGGCAAACGGTACAGTGGATAGTCCAGCTGGCCCTAATCAAGGATCGGAAGAATCGTCGGTATACGACGATGCTGTCGAGAATCGGCCACCTGCCGATGGTGTCGCATCGGCACATAAGGAAAACAATACGACAACCGTCTCGACCACTATATCGAACGTAGTAGCCACTCGTGAAAATAAGGACAATAAAGAAAAGGAAGCTCCTTGTAGGATTTATAACACTGTCAGTAAAATACCGGTCCCGGTTAAAAGTCCGAGATGCTCGCTATCAGAGTCCACTCCAGAAACGAATACTCCGAATACCAGGACTTGCGTGGCTAACGAAATTGAAAAATCGTCTACACCCGCGGCTATAACCAGGGAAAGAGATGCTA CTATCAAAGGCAAACCCTTGACAGCGCCCAGGAACTTCTGTGAGGCCCGGATACGACGATGCGCAACCTTGCCCGACGCACGACAGATCTTTTCACCGTTAACGTCGGCTAATTCGGCGGAAGATGAAAATTTGACCGGATGCACCCCTGCGTTACGTCGCCGAAGGCAAAGCGAGAAATACGTGACGGATGCTAGTCAACTGAATCTGCGGTTCCAAAGACTGCAACGCAGAGTCAGACCCAATTCCGACATACTGTCTCGATTTTCTCCTAGAGGAGTACCTTCTCATCTCCTAGGAGAAGCGGCCAAACAAACGGAAGAGAGCAGCGACAGCGATTCCGACAGCAGCGGTCCACCGAATGCTCAACCCCCGCCACCCCCGACGTCCTTGCCACTGCATGTTGCAGAAAACAATGCCAG ATGCCGCAGATTTCGACCTATACCGGATGCAACGATAGTCAGCCGGGAATCGTGA
- the Asator gene encoding tau-tubulin kinase asator isoform X5 — translation MHPVHSTNLLLRNVGDESTDQNNNITMTSEDLLQPGHVVKERWKVIRKIGGGGFGEIYEGQDLMTKEQVALKVESARQPKQVLKMEVAVLKKLQGREHVCRFIGCGRNDRFNYVVMQLQGKNLAELRRAQPRGSFSLSTTLRLGLQILQAIESIHEVGFLHRDIKPSNFSIGRLPHNSRLLYMLDFGLSRQFTTSTGEVRPPRSAAGFRGTVRYASVNAHKNKEMGRHDDLWSLFYMLVEFVNGQLPWRKIKDKEQVGLMKEKYDHHLLLKHLPSDFRGFLEHIQSLEYADKPDYEMLTGLFERCMKRRGVKTNDPYDWERSLMANETVPTTRSLPAVTIPPVLTTATTINQPPPTPNVDTNNQENVEPDNRKELDAQLDYESICRRNKQRGVEGSSVPFTSAISNHGRDKNCNATIPTIDNTHQQTRQQAVLPPSTHGSPKKRRAVSMAAEPQTGAVTEEKPMDNEGNALMASARSASEVTRYKISAKLPAPLRKSQSGAFVRVRVRPAPEPTTEEPPSPRVQTEVDASYCSYDVTNPKYVGNQSPVTEQREPLKREPRRRTDGRQQTRASRAAIRDCSITQFAQIDDDNVSALQQVTKGGGGLTLASQWKSQFDDSEETDNEWKGENLQSPEHKGTTLPAIVPQSTVVSDAVTTASSVPASIDAKTAVVQSATSVVSHQHSIVPSALSRISEDSPKPSVPHRCLNIAGIEKYPDLQGALPSAWSVPALASHVRANLEAPLVQQAAFDDLLYEVDVMRNIATRYDSPRESPPPRRASVPAVAFSPPNTMPSTPGGEEEEAGAVAGRLEIRVVDGTAGATVVQTTTDREPLQTIKGKPLTAPRNFCEARIRRCATLPDARQIFSPLTSANSAEDENLTGCTPALRRRRQSEKYVTDASQLNLRFQRLQRRVRPNSDILSRFSPRGVPSHLLGEAAKQTEESSDSDSDSSGPPNAQPPPPPTSLPLHVAENNARCRRFRPIPDATIVSRES, via the exons AT GCATCCCGTTCATTCAACCAATTTGCTGCTGAGGAATGTAGGCGACGAAAGCACGGATCAGAATAATAATATAACTATGACGAGTGAGGACTTGCTACAGCCTGGCCATGTGGTCAAAGAACGTTGGAAAGTC ATTCGAAAAATAGGAGGAGGCGGATTCGGAGAAATCTATGAAGGCCAAGATTTAATGACGAAGGAGCAAGTCGCGTTAAAAGTCGAGTCCGCTCGTCAGCCGAAGCAAGTTCTTAAAATGGAAGTAGCCGTACTAAAGAAACTCCAGG GTAGGGAACACGTCTGCAGATTCATCGGCTGTGGTCGAAACGACCGATTCAATTATGTCGTGATGCAATTGCAAGGGAAAAATTTAGCTGAATTACGCCGCGCCCAGCCGAGAGGTTCCTTTTCTTTGTCCACCACTCTTCGTTTGGGACTTCAAATTCTTCAGGCGATAGAGAGTATACACGAAGTAGGTTTTCTTCACAGGGACATTAAACCG TCGAATTTTTCAATCGGACGACTTCCACACAACTCGAGGCTGCTGTACATGCTCGACTTTGGACTGTCTCGCCAGTTTACAACCAGCACCGGTGAAGTTCGACCACCTCGCAGCGCGGCAGGATTCAGAGGAACCGTTCGTTACGCGTCCGTAAATGCACACAAAAATAAAGAGATGGGCAGACACGACGATTTATGGTCGTTGTTCTACATGTTGGTGGAGTTTGTCAATGGGCAACTTCCGTGGCGAAAAATAAAGGACAAAGAACAG GTGGGTCTGATGAAAGAGAAGTACGATCATCATTTACTTTTGAAACACCTTCCATCCGACTTTCGTGGTTTTCTAGAACACATTCAG agtttGGAATACGCGGACAAACCGGACTACGAGATGCTGACGGGCTTGTTCGAGCGTTGCATGAAACGTAGAGGGGTGAAGACGAACGATCCTTACGACTGGGAAAGATCGTTAATGGCGAACGAAACCGTGCCAACTACCAGGTCTTTGCCTGCTGTGACCATACCTCCCGTACTGACTACAGCGACCACGATCAATCAGCCGCCGCCCACGCCGAACGTCGACACGAACAACCAAGAAAACGTCGAACCCGACAACAGGAAAGAATTAGAC GCACAATTGGATTACGAGAGCATATGCAGAAGAAACAAACAACGCGGTGTGGAAGGATCATCGGTTCCGTTCACATCGGCCATCAGCAATCATGGCCGAGATAAGAACTGTAACGCGACGATACCGACGATCGACAACACCCACCAGCAGACCAGACAGCAAGCTGTTCTTCCACCGTCGACTCATG GTTCGCCGAAGAAAAGACGTGCAGTTTCGATGGCCGCGGAACCGCAGACAGGAGCGGTCACGGAGGAGAAACCCATGGACAACGAGGGGAACGCGTTGATGGCCTCTGCGCGTTCCGCTTCGGAAGTGACTCGATACAAAATTAGCGCAAAGCTACCGGCACCGCTGAGAAAATCACAGAGCGGCGCGTTCGTTCGAGTACGGGTCAGACCCGCGCCCGAACCGACAACCGAAGAACCGCCCAGCCCTCGAGTGCAAACCGAAGTCGACGCCTCCTATTGTTCCTACGATGTTACCAATCCGAAATACGTTGGAAATCAGAGTCCC GTTACAGAACAAAGGGAGCCACTGAAAAGAGAACCGCGCAGAAGAACGGACGGCCGACAACAGACACGAGCCAGCCGTGCGGCGATAAGAGACTGTTCTATCACACAGTTCGCACAGATCGACGACGACAACGTATCCGCGCTGCAACAAGTAACCAAAGGCGGTGGTGGCTTGACCTTGGCCTCTCAATGGAAGTCGCAATTCGACGACTCCGAGGAGACCGACAACGAGTGGAAAGGAGAGAATTTACAAAGTCCTGAACATAAAGGGACCACCTTGCCAGCGATAGTTCCGCAG TCGACAGTTGTCAGTGATGCTGTGACTACCGCATCTTCAGTGCCTGCGTCTATCGATGCGAAAACAGCGGTGGTCCAATCGGCCACGTCGGTTGTGTCTCATCAGCATTCGATTGTACCGTCCGCCCTGTCTCGAATCAGCGAAGATTCACCGAAACCATCGGTTCCTCATCGATGCTTGAACATTGCTGGCATCGAAAAATATCCTGATCTCCAAGGGGCGCTCCCGAGCGCTTGGAGTGTTCCAGCATTGGCATCGCATGTCCGCGCCAACCTCGAAGCACCGTTG GTTCAACAGGCGGCGTTCGACGATCTGTTGTACGAGGTCGACGTAATGAGAAACATCGCAACGCGTTACGACTCGCCGAGAGAAAGTCCGCCGCCACGAAGAGCGAGCGTGCCGGCGGTTGCTTTCTCACCCCCTAACACGATGCCGAGTACACCCggtggagaagaagaagaagcgggaGCGGTGGCGGGTAGGCTGGAAATTAGGGTGGTGGACGGGACGGCTGGCGCTACCGTTGTACAAACTACCACCGACAGAGAACCGTTGCAGA CTATCAAAGGCAAACCCTTGACAGCGCCCAGGAACTTCTGTGAGGCCCGGATACGACGATGCGCAACCTTGCCCGACGCACGACAGATCTTTTCACCGTTAACGTCGGCTAATTCGGCGGAAGATGAAAATTTGACCGGATGCACCCCTGCGTTACGTCGCCGAAGGCAAAGCGAGAAATACGTGACGGATGCTAGTCAACTGAATCTGCGGTTCCAAAGACTGCAACGCAGAGTCAGACCCAATTCCGACATACTGTCTCGATTTTCTCCTAGAGGAGTACCTTCTCATCTCCTAGGAGAAGCGGCCAAACAAACGGAAGAGAGCAGCGACAGCGATTCCGACAGCAGCGGTCCACCGAATGCTCAACCCCCGCCACCCCCGACGTCCTTGCCACTGCATGTTGCAGAAAACAATGCCAG ATGCCGCAGATTTCGACCTATACCGGATGCAACGATAGTCAGCCGGGAATCGTGA